A section of the Castanea sativa cultivar Marrone di Chiusa Pesio chromosome 12, ASM4071231v1 genome encodes:
- the LOC142618985 gene encoding photosystem II 22 kDa protein, chloroplastic → MAQTMLLMASVSTSNVVDLKRDSLLNFQVQKLRPKPFSHLLLPSLPTNTSSSQVFTTFALFKSKTKATPKKVEPKPKERVEDGLFGTSGGIGFTKQNELFVGRVAMIGFAASLLGEGITGKGILSQLNLETGIPIYEAEPLLLFFILFTLLGAIGALGDRGKFVDESPTGLEKAVIPPGKGIRSALGLKEGGPLFGFTKANELFVGRLAQLGIAFSLIGEIITGKGALAQLNIETGIPINEIEPLVLFNVIFFFFAALNPGTGKFVTDEENE, encoded by the exons ATGGCACAAACGATGTTGCTCATGGCAAGTGTTTCTACTAGCAATGTGGTGGATTTGAAGAGAGACTCTTTACTCAATTTCCAAGTTCAGAAACTAAGACCCAAGCCATTCTCTCATCTATTGCTCCCTAGTCTTCCTACCAATACTTCTTCTTCCCAAGTATTTACAACTTTTGCTCTGTTCAAATCTAAAACCAAAGCCACTCCCAAGAAG GTTGAGCCAAAGCCAAAGGAAAGGGTTGAAGATGGTCTCTTTGGCACCTCCGGAGGCATTGGTTTTACTAAGCAGAATGAGCTCTTTGTAGGTCGAGTTGCCATGATTGGCTTCGCT GCATCCTTGTTGGGTGAAGGAATCACAGGCAAAGGAATTCTATCACAATTGAATCTGGAAACTGGAATTCCCATATATGAAGCTGagcctcttcttcttttcttcattcttttcacTCTGCTTGGAGCCATAGGTGCTTTGGGGGACCGTGGTAAATTTGTTGATGAGTCACCCACTGGACTTGAAAAGGCAGTGATTCCTCCTGGCAAAGGCATCAGATCAGCATTGGGTCTTAAAGAAGGAG GTCCTCTATTTGGATTTACAAAGGCGAACGAGCTCTTTGTAGGAAGATTGGCTCAGTTGGGTATTGCTTTCTCATTAATTGGAGAAATTATTACCGGGAAGGGAGCTTTAGCGCAGTTGAACATTGAGACTGGGATTCCCATCAATGAAATTGAGCCCCTTGTGTTGTTCAatgttatcttcttcttcttcgctgCATTGAATCCTGGGACCGGTAAATTTGTGACAGATGAGGAAAATGAGTAA